In one Colletotrichum destructivum chromosome 2, complete sequence genomic region, the following are encoded:
- a CDS encoding Putative galactose oxidase/kelch, beta-propeller codes for MRLLFSKRPSARCRAQHSNILALAVLAPSLAAAIQFTPVSNANLDLSQLGRIGVAGDFNGISLYQFEEQNEKPYSTNGSESLLAQLPNGAFASVISTDASIHDMCTFTLNNGAVQGVVIGGNFTSLDGIQSQGIALFNPNTSEITPLAGLSGQVNALLCDQEANTVYVGGNFRGANSTNAIAWYGTEGWTNLPFAGFNGPVSSITKASNGHIVFGGSFTGLGNTSTPSTPDGQVINVSSANITSASSTSTSGFSDPRNIICKTKGVDGSGSTWLLRDNSAGFWQATFGFSFQPTKLRLWNTHQDGRGTKTFRFTALPLGGILNMTYLDPSTGQNASCTSECPLTSNTSVKFQDFHFVNLVGMNSFRIDISEFYGSGGGLNGIQLFEDDINSYAINDFNAPACSDSDTKSSATATGPWSTSPSLQSSSQYLTAKLSGSITANSASVTFLPDLKESGNYSVNLYTPGCLQDATCTTRGQVNITGIMSPSGNDKFTTSLYQTNNFDKYDQIYFGYIEASSADGFRPSVTLAPLAGQNLDEMTIVAQRVGFTLINSTGGLNGLFDFDPSAATLNTDFKSSKINQLGSSFSVGSAVTSLATAGDLVIVGGNFTSSSARNVIGINTASEATMALDGGLNGEVKSMELNGTQLYVGGVFSNTQDNAVAGLSNVGVYDTSANTWTALGSGVNGEVSHVVSMLVNITKETEPESVVTFTGDFSEINAFGDNSAIPVSGFAVWVPSQNNWLQNLPGPVPAFSGILTTGISDLPSGGSLYAGSMTSATISANGAVTLAEKFGQFPIKIKSSPPGSGTLGKRDSVSSGNVTGVVTGAFYNNNDRNLTILGGHFTAEGTNGTSANNLVLIDGSNSNAITGLGSQIEDNSTFIALAITGDLLFAGGNVRGRVNDNDVRGIISLNLQNASFNSTQPPGVSGGNATITAIEVRPESGEVYVAGSFDSAGALGCPGVCYYDTSLAGWSRPGVNLEGTGHTLIWTSKSQLVAGGNFTLNSTSPAVLAMYNPERQAWSAYPGEDSLPGPVEVLTAGSRDRSQLWVSGTASNGSVYLMKYDGSVWHSAGITLLPGTVMNSLQVFSLTSSHDDTDILDSNQVLMMTGSLNIPGFGTASAAIFDGTTFRPYALTINSGNNAGSISKIFTEKQDFFSDNDRHLALGFVVLIGLGISLALIFLLVIAGMALDRLRKKREGYSPAPTSMYDRGGGMKKIPPHELFESLGKGRPGAPTV; via the exons ATGCGTTTACTATTCAGCAAGCGCCCATCAGCGCGATGCCGTGCGCAGCACTCAAATATCCTGGCACTTGCGGTCCTGGCaccctccttggcggcggcgatacAGTTCACCCCAGTGTCCAATGCAAACCTCGACCTTTCCCAGCTTGGCAGAATCGGCGTGGCAGGTGATTTCAATGGTATCTCTCTCTACCAGTTTGAGGAACAGAATGAGAAGCCTTACAGCACCAACGGAAGTGAATCTTTGCTGGCTCAGCTACCTAATGGCGCCTTTGCGTCGGTTATCTCAACCGATGCCTCAATTCACGACATGTGCACATTTACACTCAACAATGGAGCGGTTCAGGGAGTGGTAATTGGCGGCAACTTCACAAGCTTGGATGGCATTCAGTCGCAGGGCATCGCTTTGTTCAACCCCAACACATCTGAAATCACGCCTCTGGCTGGTCTGTCAGGTCAGGTTAATGCCCTGCTCTGCGACCAAGAGGCCAACACAGTTTATGTTGGAGGCAATTTCCGTGGCGCAAACTCAACCAACGCAATTGCCTGGTATGGCACAGAGGGCTGGACTAATCTTCCTTTTGCTGGTTTCAACGGTCCTGTTTCGTCCATCACCAAGGCCTCCAACGGTCACATTGTCTTCGGTGGCAGCTTCACTGGCCTCGGCAACACCAGCACCCCTAGCACCCCTGATGGCCAGGTTATCAATGTGTCAAGTGCTAATATtacctcggcctcgagcacATCTACCTCCGGCTTCAGCGATCCTCGCAACATCATCTGCAAGACGAAAGGAGTTGATGGTTCGGGCAGCACCTGGCTGCTGCGCGATAATTCGGCGGGCTTCTGGCAGGCTACCTTCGGTTTCAGTTTCCAGCCCACGAAACTCAGACTTTGGAACACCCACCAGGATGGCCGAGGAACCAAGACGTTCCGCTTCACCGCTTTGCCTCTCGGCGGTATTCTCAACATGACGTACCTGGACCCATCGACCGGACAGAATGCGTCGTGCACGAGTGAGTGCCCTCTCACCAGTAATACCAGCGTCAAGTTCCAGGACTTCCACTTCGTCAACCTCGTTGGTATGAACTCGTTCAGAATCGACATCTCGGAGTTCTACGGATCCGGTGGCGGGCTGAATGGCATCCAGTTGTTCGAGGATGACATCAACTCATATGCCATTAATGACTTCAACGCCCCAGCCTGCTCCGACAGCGATACCAAGTCCTCTGCCACTGCAACTGGGCCTTGGTCGACGTCACCCTCTCTGCAAAGCAGCTCCCAGTATCTTACTGCGAAGCTCTCTGGCAGCATTACCGCCAACTCCGCCTCGGTCACTTTTCTCCCGGATCTGAAGGAATCCGGCAACTACTCCGTTAACCTGTACACCCCCGGCTGCCTACAGGACGCTACCTGCACTACCCGTGGGCAGGTGAACATCACTGGCATCATGTCGCCTTCCGGCAATGACAAGTTCACAACATCGCTCTACCAGACAAACAACTTCGACAAGTACGACCAGATTTATTTCGGATACATCGAGGCAAGCTCCGCAGATGGCTTCCGACCGAGCGTTACTCTTGCGCCTTTGGCTGGCCAAAATCTCGACGAAATGACCATCGTTGCTCAGCGCGTTGGGTTCACTCTCATTAACTCTACTGGAGGGCTCAACGGCctcttcgacttcgacccTTCAGCTGCTACGTTGAACACTGACTTTAAAAGCTCCAAGATCAACCAGCTTGGGTCCTCGTTCTCCGTCGGATCTGCGGTTACCAGCCTGGCAACTGCTGGGGATTTGGTCATCGTCGGTGGCAACTTCACATCGTCATCTGCTCGCAATGTTATCGGCATCAACACTGCGAGTGAGGCTACCATGGCACTCGACGGCGGTCTCAATGGCGAAGTCAAATCGATGGAGCTCAATGGCACCCAACTCtatgtcggcggcgtcttctcAAACACCCAAGACAATGCGGTTGCTGGTCTCAGCAACGTTGGTGTCTACGACACGTCAGCCAACACTTGGACTGCACTTGGTTCCGGAGTCAATGGCGAGGTCTCCCACGTGGTCTCGATGctcgtcaacatcaccaaGGAGACTGAGCCCGAATCTGTAGTCACATTCACTGGTGATTTCAGCGAGATCAACGCGTTTGGCGACAATTCTGCCATTCCTGTCTCTGGTTTTGCCGTTTGGGTCCCTTCGCAGAATAACTGGCTGCAGAACCTCCCCGGCCCCGTCCCTGCCTTCAGCGGCATTTTGACGACCGGCATCTCCGATCTTCCCAGCGGAGGATCTCTTTACGCAGGGTCCATGACCTCTGCCACCATCAGTGCCAATGGCGCCGTCACACTAGCCGAGAAGTTTGGCCAGTTTCCCATCAAAATTAAGTCCTCGCCTCCGGGCTCTGGCACACTAGGTAAGCGCGACTCGGTCTCGAGCGGCAACGTCACGGGCGTAGTCACTGGTGCATTTTACAACAACAACGATCGCAACCTCACTATCCTCGGTGGCCACTTTACGGCCGAAGGCACCAACGGCACCTCTGCCAACAACTTGGTGCTGATCGATGGTTCCAACTCGAACGCAATTACCGGCCTTGGCTCCCAGATCGAGGACAACTCGACCTTCATTGCACTTGCCATCACTGGCGACCTGCTCTTCGCCGGTGGCAACGTGCGAGGCCGCGTCAATGACAACGACGTGCGAGGCATCATCTCTCTCAACCTGCAAAACGCTTCCTTCAACAGCACCCAGCCGCCCGGCGTGAGCGGCGGTAACGCAACCATCACCGCTATTGAGGTCCGCCCCGAGTCGGGTGAAGTTTATGTCGCCGGCTCGTTTGATTCAGCCGGCGCGCTCGGCTGCCCAGGCGTCTGTTACTACGATACGTCCCTCGCAGGCTGGAGTCGTCCTGGTGTCAACCTGGAGGGCACCGGCCACACGCTCATCTGGACAAGCAAGAgccagctcgtcgccggTGGTAACTTTACCCTCAACAGCACCTCTCCGGCAGTGCTTGCGATGTACAACCCCGAGCGTCAAGCGTGGTCCGCCTACCCCGGGGAGGATTCTTTGCCCGGACCTGTCGAGGTCTTGACGGCTGGATCGCGTGACCGCAGCCAATTGTGGGTTTCTGGGACCGCATCCAACGGCTCTGTCTACCTCATGAAGTACGACGGCTCCGTCTGGCACTCGGCTGGGATCACTTTGCTCCCCGGCACCGTGATGAACAGTCTCCAGGTCTTTTCCCTGACATCGTCTCACGACGACACGGATATTCTGGACTCCAACCAGGTCTTGATGATGACGGGATCACTCAACATTCCCGGCTTTGGCACAGCGTCGGCTGCCATCTTCGACGGCACCACCTTCCGGCCGTACGCCCTCACCATCAACAGCGGTAATAACGCCGGATCAATCTCCAAGATCTTCACTGAGAAACAGGATTTCTTCTCCGATAATG ATCGTCACTTGGCCCTCGGATTTGTCGTTCTCATCGGTCTCGGTATATCGCTcgccctcatcttcctcctggTCATCGCCGGTATGGCCCTCGATCGTCTCCGTAAGAAGCGCGAAGGTTACTCGCCGGCCCCAACTTCAATGTACGACCGCGGTGGTGGTATGAAGAAAATTCCACCCCATGAGCTTTTCGAATCACTCGGCAAGGGTCGACCTGGCGCGCCGACGGTATAG
- a CDS encoding Putative Zinc finger C2H2-type, which produces MTMTLDSQQRFGPLNTFDHMSSYAHSSASPQFSNPWGNTSSPQAPQGLYAGHGLSSGLGLERSHTARTSTSSNTSSLGSYGQIPVTAASAGSLPMADPLPRTDLLTIPQDILSINRMAATSAPAYGDAPYATAASPVNGSYTASPTPYETMGYAPAPMRSTFALAPEPEHSRRFSHSSVPSTSLVGISDPNDLARPHRNSMIDFNNRGLHHHDERRSFADALDASHGMLAMSQETPRNIYGARSDRASGDSYGFPSTHSTSSSVSSASGFGNYYGADSVSDYSTAGSDIESVTSRTLPRPHGLMAPQIPPAPQSMMGQFSSKVSSSTQKKHKCKVCDKRFTRPSSLQTHMYSHTGEKPFACEVEGCGRHFSVVSNLRRHKKVHKGDTRSEAGSEDHHSD; this is translated from the exons ATGACCATGACATTAGACTCCCAGCAGCGATTCGGGCCCTTAAACACCTTCGACCACATGTCTTCCTACGCACACTCATCCGCCTCCCCCCAGTTCTCCAACCCGTGGGGTAACACCTCGTCGCCGCAAGCCCCTCAGGGCTTGTACGCTGGGCACGGCCTTAGCTCCGGTCTGGGTCTTGAAAGGTCACACACTGCTAGGACTAGCACCAGCAGCAATACCTCGTCCCTGGGCTCTTACGGTCAGATCCCAGTGACGGCGGCTTCAGCAGGTAGTCTCCCCATGGCAGACCCTCTGCCTAGGACGGACTTACTCACCATTCCTCAAGATATCCTCAGTATCAACCGCATGGCTGCCACTTCGGCTCCTGCCTACGGTGATGCTCCCTATGCGACCGCCGCATCTCCCGTTAACGGCTCATACACGGCATCGCCCACTCCATACGAGACGATGGGCTACGCTCCTGCCCCCATGCGCTCTaccttcgccctcgccccgGAACCCGAACACTCTAGGAGATTCTCCCACTCGTCAGTACCCTCAACCTCCTTGGTCGGCATCTCGGACCCCAATGACCTggcccggccccatcgcAACTCAATGATTGACTTTAACAACAGAGGACTACACCACCACGATGAGCGACGGAGCTTTGCTGATGCTCTTGACGCAAGCCACGGCATGCTCGCCATGAGCCAAGAGACTCCCCGTAACATATACGGTGCCCGCAGTGACAGGGCATCTGGAGACTCATATGGCTTCCCTTCGACGCATTCAACCAGTTCGTCTGTCTCTTCTGCTTCCGGATTTGGCAATTACTACGGAGCCGACTCTGTTAGCGACTACTCTACCGCTGGATCAGACATCGAGTCAGTGACCTCTCGGACTCTTCCTAGACCACACGGCCTCATGGCCCCCCAAATCCCCCCGGCCCCTCAGTCCATGATGGGCCAGTTCAGCTCCAAGGTGTCGTCCAGTACGCAGAAGAAGCACAAGTGCAAGGTTTGCGATAAGCGCTTcactcgcccttcttctcttcaaACGCATATGTACAGCCACACTGGCGAAAAGC CCTTTGCTTGTGAAGTCGAGGGTTGTGGTCGTCACTTTTCTGTTGTCTCAAATCTTCGTAGACACAAGAAGGTCCACAAAGGCGACACCCGGTCCGAGGCCGGTTCGGAAGACCATCACTCGGACTAG